From Pieris rapae chromosome 3, ilPieRapa1.1, whole genome shotgun sequence, a single genomic window includes:
- the LOC110997067 gene encoding retinol dehydrogenase 11-like: MWLFWLLVVAITIKVFNKLTSGKCYADTVMSGKVVVVTGASGGIGFETALELARRGAKVIIACRSHQKGERAVRIISKIAKNKRVRYIHLDLTSLASIRKFCDELKATEAKLDVLINNAGAFCTKRQRTPDGLLKDEQINYFGPFLLTILLVPMLKRVASSRVVLVSSAWHKLGRIERVNDENAGYIQAYATSKLCNILFCKELARRLKGTGVVVNSLNPGQVNTSLYRSVTVLEKLRSLVLYFFFKTPSEGAQTSVYLAVSDECDMVSGRYFEDCKEVMPSSKTEDEDTASQLWAMSEELVGLQPDELAHVTNSKGMVSGECN, from the coding sequence ATGTGGCTGTTCTGGTTATTAGTCGTAGctataacaataaaagtatttaataaattaacatcgGGAAAATGTTACGCAGATACGGTAATGAGTGGCAAAGTGGTGGTGGTAACTGGCGCGAGTGGAGGTATCGGCTTCGAAACCGCATTGGAGTTAGCAAGACGAGGTGCTAAAGTAATAATCGCATGCAGGAGTCACCAGAAAGGAGAGAGAGCGGTCCGAATCATTAGCAAAATAGCCAAAAACAAACGGGTACGCTACATACATTTGGACCTCACATCTTTAGCGTCCATACGAAAGTTTTGTGATGAATTAAAGGCCACTGAAGCAAAATTGGACGTGTTGATAAACAACGCCGGAGCGTTTTGCACGAAACGACAGAGGACTCCCGATGGTTTATTAAAAGATGaacaaatcaattattttggACCGTTTCTATTAACCATTCTCCTAGTTCCCATGTTGAAGCGGGTCGCATCAAGTCGTGTTGTACTAGTTTCTTCAGCATGGCACAAATTAGGAAGGATTGAGAGAGTCAATGATGAAAATGCAGGTTATATACAAGCATATGCAACTAGTaaactatgtaatatattgttcTGTAAGGAGCTGGCAAGACGCTTAAAAGGTACCGGGGTTGTTGTGAATAGCTTAAATCCGGGACAAGTGAATACGTCATTATATAGAAGTGTAACCGTTTTGGAAAAATTAAGAAGTCTAGTGCTATacttcttttttaaaacaccGTCAGAAGGTGCACAGACATCTGTGTATTTAGCAGTATCAGATGAGTGTGATATGGTGAGTGGAAGATATTTCGAAGACTGTAAAGAGGTGATGCCTAGCTCCAAAACTGAAGACGAAGATACAGCAAGTCAACTGTGGGCGATGAGTGAAGAACTTGTGGGTTTACAGCCAGATGAGTTAGCCCATGTGACCAATTCCAAAGGGATGGTTAGTGGGGAGTGTAATTAG
- the LOC110997065 gene encoding ataxin-2 homolog isoform X5, giving the protein MNNKRKNRQGPPRSPRGRVVAEGVYNNPHFMHAMTSHVGDIVQVLTPSGGLWEGVFKTFSSHFDIVLEVAHRVDQEGVVAVDSVVEKLIFKPEDVVSIRAKDADLEYATHDVFQTDSAISSKFNGNGRSAEDRQLEPWDGCDGDTGDSPSVNGDARLDELELDHRANGWDANDMFRKNEEVYGVHSTYDHSLTGYTLQLQRKDTQDYREAEAKAEEIAAEIEGTATYKARIELENGDEEERFAAVVRPQQEQPKYVIPNKRKPGQQQQQVNKPVKSGNGGGSPGGGKARDKDPRPPRHHLTPPAPPADRRDEHTSGNPSGTPGNKSYAAQAAGHHPPPFPHHSHSQSNSKMNGEPRASGPRQGFPSHHHHSGPQEAGRSRHGSQDIRDQRDPRDQRDPRDQRDPRDQRDSRDQRDPRDQRDPRDQRDPRDQRDPRDQRDPRDRESRDQRDQRDRDSREQREARDPRDQRDREPREQREPREPRRHEEFQDLRKFHQDFKLVTSPAPAPQASPPQMAPPAQMAPPQQPPTQPPQPVLPQPQPPVVVHNPQPQLQPQPCPVVPSPPEVSANVGPPSEPHKRPARAPEHHKPPPVPTEEVEDTSRSPEASSPGVERATATLKKSTLNPNAKEFNPSAKTFTPRSPTTPSHSRPHTPGTPVGVNMGVGPVGLNVVGGYVPAPPPGPHMIPAYAAVMAAAAAASQQPPAYLPHPHPHSNGPMEMSCECRQYGPPILVLAEKRDRHDSVRECG; this is encoded by the exons ATGAACAACAAACGAAAAAATCGCCAAGGGCCACCGAG GTCACCACGAGGTCGTGTGGTAGCAGAGGGTGTTTACAACAATCCACACTTCATGCATGCCATGACCTCACATGTCGGAGACATCGTGCAAGTGCTAACACCCTCGGGCGGTCTCTGGGAGGGTGTCTTCAAGACTTTCAGTTCACACTTTGAC ATTGTTCTAGAAGTAGCCCACCGCGTGGACCAAGAGGGTGTAGTGGCGGTGGATTCTGTGGTTGAGAAATTAATCTTCAAACCCGAGGACGTGGTGTCCATCCGGGCAAAAGACGCAGACCTCGAATATGCCACACATGACGTGTTTCAGACAGATAGTGCTATCTCTAGCAAATTTAATG GTAATGGCCGTTCAGCCGAAGATCGGCAGTTGGAGCCATGGGACGGTTGTGATGGTGACACGGGTGATTCACCCTCTGTAAATGGGGACGCTAGGCTCGATGAACTAGAGTTAGACCACCGAGCCAACGGCTGGGACGCAAATGACATGTTCCGTAAGAATGAAGAAGTGTATGGCGTACACAGTACATATGACCATTCATTAACGGGGTATACTTTGCAACTTCAGAGGAAGGACACACAGGATTACAG GGAAGCTGAAGCGAAAGCTGAAGAAATAGCGGCTGAAATAGAAGGAACAGCTACATACAAAGCTCGAATTGAATTGGAAAACGGTGATGAAGAAGAAAGATTCGCAGCTGTAGTAAGGCCGCAACAGGAGCAACCCAAATATGTTATACCGAATAAGAGGAAGCCAGGACAG cAGCAACAGCAAGTAAACAAGCCAGTGAAATCAGGAAACGGGGGCGGGTCCCCCGGGGGTGGTAAGGCCCGAGACAAAGACCCAAGACCACCTCGGCACCATCTTACGCCACCAGCACCGCCCGCAGACAGACGGGATGAACATACG tCGGGCAACCCATCCGGCACACCAGGCAACAAGAGCTACGCGGCGCAAGCGGCTGGCCACCACCCGCCACCATTCCCGCATCATTCGCATTC ACAATCAAACAGCAAAATGAACGGCGAACCGCGTGCCTCTGGGCCACGGCAAGGATTCCCATCGCATCACCATCAC AGCGGGCCACAAGAGGCTGGTAGATCACGGCACGGCTCTCAAGATATAAGAGACCAACGAGACCCCAGGGATCAACGGGATCCGAGAGACCAGCGAGACCCCAGAGACCAACGAGACTCCAGAGACCAACGGGATCCCAGAGACCAAAGGGATCCCAGAGACCAAAGGGACCCCAGAGACCAAAGGGATCCTAGGGATCAACGTGACCCCAGAGACCGAGAATCACGGGACCAAAGAGATCAGAGAGACAGGGACTCACGGGAACAACGGGAGGCCAGGGATCCAAGAGACCAACGTGATCGGGAACCAAGAGAGCAGAGGGAGCCCAGGGAACCACGCAGGCACGAGGAGTTTCAG GATCTACGCAAGTTCCATCAAGACTTCAAACTGGTGACGTCACCGGCCCCTGCGCCGCAAGCATCGCCCCCTCAAATGGCCCCACCCGCGCAGATGGCCCCGCCACAGCAGCCGCCCACGCAGCCTCCACAGCCAGTTTTACCACAGCCACAGCCCCCTGTCGTCGTACACAATCCGCAGCCTCAG TTGCAGCCCCAGCCCTGCCCAGTAGTGCCGAGTCCTCCAGAGGTATCAGCCAACGTAGGACCCCCGTCAGAGCCCCACAAGAGGCCTGCAAGGGCACCAGAGCATCACAAG CCGCCTCCTGTCCCCACGGAAGAAGTAGAGGACACGAGTCGGTCTCCCGAAGCAAGTTCTCCCGGAGTAGAACGTGCTACTGCCACCCTCAAGAAATCCACATTGAACCCCAACGCAAAGGAGTTCAATCCCAGTGCGAAGACTTTCACACCAAGAAGTCCTACTACACCATCGCACAGCAG GCCACATACGCCGGGAACTCCAGTGGGCGTCAATATGGGTGTAGGACCGGTCGGGTTGAACGTTGTAGGCGGCTATGTGCCTGCACCGCCGCCAGGACCTCACATG ATTCCCGCATATGCTGCAGTAatggcggcggcggcggcagCCTCACAACAGCCGCCTGCTTATCTACCGCATCCACATCCC CATTCAAATGGTCCCATGGAGATGAGTTGTGAGTGCCGCCAGTACGGGCCTCCCATACTGGTGCTCGCTGAAAAGAGGGATAGGCATGATTCGGTGAGGGAGTGTGGATAA
- the LOC110997089 gene encoding uncharacterized protein LOC110997089, producing the protein MRCCKMNPKNMNNMTQREKFQLLNSEVRSFYEYCKEVGMSDDDMDVICRPLMNAVRRATIRRWRNIFLICAVFLTFGYVVSQTDSFQWNAAAVARLTLIKLLPFWNWTPLYYNKCIVERLPVQNFDSEPVSTNDCIACEAIQNIARISKTDHNEVLNHHLLRGAPVIVTDAYYDWATGEYNFTGLVSNDDRLRESVPCRILTNIRIGKQPMDLQEIVSRIMESNIPSWFIHFQNCDLRAVKTFRVLAPRPYFLSPEIPPSHFNWLLLSKNYDTQRFKYLELDIGLIIMSQLKGKNYIQLKPRMPCEDICSPIKIELQQSETLVLSNSLWEFEYMPGKGENLAMITETDWVES; encoded by the exons ATGCGTTGCTGTAAAATGAATCCAAAAAACATGAATAACATGACGCAGCGTGAAAAAttccaattattaaattcagaaGTGCGTTCgttttatgaatattgtaaagaaGTAGGTATGAGTGATGATGATATGGACGTAATTTGTCGCCCTTTAATGAATGCTGTGAGGAGGGCGACAATTAGGAGATGGCGAAACATTTTCTTGATATGCGCGGTATTTTTGACATTTGGATATGTTGTGAGCCAAACGGATTCATTTCAATGGAATGCTGCTGCCGTGGCTCGCTTGACTTTGATAAAGCTTCTACCGTTTTGGAACTGGACCCCATTATACTATAACAAATGTATTGTTGAAAGGCTCCCGGTGCAGAACTTTGATAGTGAACCGGTTTCTACAAACGATTGTATCGCGTGTGAAGCAATTC AAAACATAGCTCGCATATCAAAAACCGACCATAATGAAGTCCTAAACCACCATTTGTTACGAGGGGCTCCTGTGATAGTTACTGATGCCTATTACGACTGGGCAACTGGGGAGTATAACTTTACAGGCCTCGTCAGCAATGATGACCGCTTACGCGAATCTGTCCCCTGCCGAATCTTAACCAACATTCGTATTGGTAAACAGCCAATGGATTTGCAGGAAATCGTATCACGTATCATGGAGAGCAACATTCCTAGCTGGTTCATACATTTTCAGAACTGCGATCTTCGAGCCGTGAAAACCTTCAGAGTCCTCGCTCCTCGGCCTTATTTTCTCTCTCCAGAAATCCCTCCCTCGCACTTCAACTGGTTGCTGCTATCCAAAAACTACGACACACAGCGTTTTAAGTATTTAGAGTTAGATATCGGTCTAATAATCATGTCGCAGCTGAAAGGAAAGAATTACATTCAGTTGAAACCGCGTATGCCCTGTGAGGACATTTGTAGTcctattaaaatagaattacaGCAGAGTGAAACGTTGGTTTTAAGTAATTCACTCTGGGAGTTTGAATACATGCCGGGAAAAGGTGAGAATCTCGCTATGATCACGGAAACCGATTGGGTAGAATcgtaa
- the LOC110997055 gene encoding GPI transamidase component PIG-S isoform X2, whose amino-acid sequence MWASASFVGVLIVIGVPLWWKTTEVFRVSLPYDKINAFDSEAHYITTDLVVLANDDRTAVNVAEEIQKAFSQSDVIKLRITKKIISDSLRQTLDTVIDEQEALEAITATFNQKHNTLYVVQRAPLFQDIWVGTERVVFFRDGKASSTLVAALDKWIYEPSVLQGARSESADAARQVRFPSSDYHVVLSVVNPKPHLMKVEFDAAEAVEDYIGSFVDELSELHNFTLKSQWLYLLDFDFQPRKVIDTTKVGYHYAIRHERLHLLLTKLEERAATHVSELPTVNLALYVTQCDMSPAYIYDTNNQKVESRVQAFMSPKWGGVVLGTPTVDECTEGIHRPKVTQIMGTFLAHLRKLIGITDKESIQNGHLEALRSVAPRRWEVDSLLRIRTLEQVTSAETSLKSLAKLLGEISNIVINEEVGASINMAVQNIEKAKNLMISGHLLEGYRASQTAFVAAETAFMDPSLLALLYFPDDQKYAIYIPLFLPIMFPVILSLKNLILWFRGKLPKEKVE is encoded by the exons ATGTGGGCGAGCGCTTCATTTGTCGGCGTATTGATTGTCATCGGTGTACCTTTGTGGTGGAAAACAACCGAAGTGTTTCG GGTATCGCTTCCATacgataaaataaatgcatttgACTCAGAGGCTCATTACATTACAACAGACCTTGTGGTACTCGCAAACGATGATCGAACTGCGGTGAATGTGGCTGAAGAGATTCAGAAGGCATTTTCACAGTCAG ATGTAATAAAGCTGAGAATCACTAAGAAAATCATCTCGGATTCACTTCGTCAAACCTTGGACACGGTGATTGATGAACAAGAAGCGCTAGAAGCGATTACTGCCACTTTCAACCAGAAACataatactttatatgtaGTACAGAGGGCGCCACTTTTTCAAGACATTTGGGTGGGGACGGAGAGAGTTGTATTCTTTCGAGATGGGAAAG CATCATCAACCCTAGTAGCCGCTCTAGACAAATGGATCTATGAGCCATCAGTACTTCAAGGTGCCAGATCGGAATCGGCCGATGCGGCGAGACAAGTTCGATTCCCGAGTAGTGACTATCACGTGGTGCTCTCAGTTGTTAATCCAAAACCACATTTGATGAAAGTGGAGTTTGATGCCGCAGAGGCTGTAGAAG attacATCGGTTCCTTTGTGGACGAGTTAAGTGAACTTCATAACTTCACACTCAAGTCCCAATGGCTGTATTTGCTGGACTTCGATTTTCAACCCAGAAAG GTTATAGATACTACAAAAGTCGGATACCACTACGCAATTCGTCATGAAAGGCTACATTTGCTTCTAACTAAATTGGAAGAAAGGGCCGCGACTCATGTGTCTGAATTGCCGACTGTTAACCTAGCCTTATATGTCACTCAATGTGATATGTCGCCGGCTTATATCTATGATACGAATA accaGAAAGTTGAGTCCCGAGTCCAAGCGTTCATGTCACCGAAATGGGGTGGCGTGGTATTGGGAACACCCACAGTAGACGAATGTACAGAGGGCATACACCGACCTAAGGTCACACAGATCATGGGAACGTTTTTGGCACATCTTAGAAAACTTATTGGAATCACTGATAAG GAATCAATACAAAATGGTCACTTAGAAGCGCTCCGCTCAGTGGCGCCCAGGCGTTGGGAGGTCGATTCTCTTCTACGAATAAGGACCCTAGAACAAGTCACCTCGGCTGAAACAAGCTTGAAGTCACTGGCTAAGTTGTTAG GTGAAATATCAAACATAGTGATAAACGAAGAAGTCGGTGCCTCAATTAACATGGCTGTACAGAACATTGAAAAGGCCAAGAACTTAATGATATCTGGACACCTTTTGGAGGGCTATAGGGCATCGCAGACGGCTTTTGTTGCGGCTGAGACAGCTTTTATGGATCCCAGTCTTTTGGCCCTGCTATATTTCCCTGATGATCAAAA gtaCGCAATTTATATTCCTCTGTTTTTACCTATTATGTTCCCTGTGATTCTGTCTCTGAAGAACTTGATACTTTGGTTCAGAGGAAAACTACCAAAAGAGAAAGTCGAGTGA
- the LOC110997055 gene encoding GPI transamidase component PIG-S isoform X1 → MAREWSRMWASASFVGVLIVIGVPLWWKTTEVFRVSLPYDKINAFDSEAHYITTDLVVLANDDRTAVNVAEEIQKAFSQSDVIKLRITKKIISDSLRQTLDTVIDEQEALEAITATFNQKHNTLYVVQRAPLFQDIWVGTERVVFFRDGKASSTLVAALDKWIYEPSVLQGARSESADAARQVRFPSSDYHVVLSVVNPKPHLMKVEFDAAEAVEDYIGSFVDELSELHNFTLKSQWLYLLDFDFQPRKVIDTTKVGYHYAIRHERLHLLLTKLEERAATHVSELPTVNLALYVTQCDMSPAYIYDTNNQKVESRVQAFMSPKWGGVVLGTPTVDECTEGIHRPKVTQIMGTFLAHLRKLIGITDKESIQNGHLEALRSVAPRRWEVDSLLRIRTLEQVTSAETSLKSLAKLLGEISNIVINEEVGASINMAVQNIEKAKNLMISGHLLEGYRASQTAFVAAETAFMDPSLLALLYFPDDQKYAIYIPLFLPIMFPVILSLKNLILWFRGKLPKEKVE, encoded by the exons ATGGCTAGGg aatggAGTCGTATGTGGGCGAGCGCTTCATTTGTCGGCGTATTGATTGTCATCGGTGTACCTTTGTGGTGGAAAACAACCGAAGTGTTTCG GGTATCGCTTCCATacgataaaataaatgcatttgACTCAGAGGCTCATTACATTACAACAGACCTTGTGGTACTCGCAAACGATGATCGAACTGCGGTGAATGTGGCTGAAGAGATTCAGAAGGCATTTTCACAGTCAG ATGTAATAAAGCTGAGAATCACTAAGAAAATCATCTCGGATTCACTTCGTCAAACCTTGGACACGGTGATTGATGAACAAGAAGCGCTAGAAGCGATTACTGCCACTTTCAACCAGAAACataatactttatatgtaGTACAGAGGGCGCCACTTTTTCAAGACATTTGGGTGGGGACGGAGAGAGTTGTATTCTTTCGAGATGGGAAAG CATCATCAACCCTAGTAGCCGCTCTAGACAAATGGATCTATGAGCCATCAGTACTTCAAGGTGCCAGATCGGAATCGGCCGATGCGGCGAGACAAGTTCGATTCCCGAGTAGTGACTATCACGTGGTGCTCTCAGTTGTTAATCCAAAACCACATTTGATGAAAGTGGAGTTTGATGCCGCAGAGGCTGTAGAAG attacATCGGTTCCTTTGTGGACGAGTTAAGTGAACTTCATAACTTCACACTCAAGTCCCAATGGCTGTATTTGCTGGACTTCGATTTTCAACCCAGAAAG GTTATAGATACTACAAAAGTCGGATACCACTACGCAATTCGTCATGAAAGGCTACATTTGCTTCTAACTAAATTGGAAGAAAGGGCCGCGACTCATGTGTCTGAATTGCCGACTGTTAACCTAGCCTTATATGTCACTCAATGTGATATGTCGCCGGCTTATATCTATGATACGAATA accaGAAAGTTGAGTCCCGAGTCCAAGCGTTCATGTCACCGAAATGGGGTGGCGTGGTATTGGGAACACCCACAGTAGACGAATGTACAGAGGGCATACACCGACCTAAGGTCACACAGATCATGGGAACGTTTTTGGCACATCTTAGAAAACTTATTGGAATCACTGATAAG GAATCAATACAAAATGGTCACTTAGAAGCGCTCCGCTCAGTGGCGCCCAGGCGTTGGGAGGTCGATTCTCTTCTACGAATAAGGACCCTAGAACAAGTCACCTCGGCTGAAACAAGCTTGAAGTCACTGGCTAAGTTGTTAG GTGAAATATCAAACATAGTGATAAACGAAGAAGTCGGTGCCTCAATTAACATGGCTGTACAGAACATTGAAAAGGCCAAGAACTTAATGATATCTGGACACCTTTTGGAGGGCTATAGGGCATCGCAGACGGCTTTTGTTGCGGCTGAGACAGCTTTTATGGATCCCAGTCTTTTGGCCCTGCTATATTTCCCTGATGATCAAAA gtaCGCAATTTATATTCCTCTGTTTTTACCTATTATGTTCCCTGTGATTCTGTCTCTGAAGAACTTGATACTTTGGTTCAGAGGAAAACTACCAAAAGAGAAAGTCGAGTGA